In Janibacter sp. CX7, a single genomic region encodes these proteins:
- a CDS encoding DUF6801 domain-containing protein: MTSFRTRASAGAALVTGLGMIGIAAATPASAEVTGSLDYSCKEVGQNITFTDPWTVDLTLDVPETVEQGETIPAGAIKATVTPGADATQTMQGLGVKTLEGTAATTYTFGEGGEARDVALTVPKTDVPATGTVSVDATGESTEETAPAEDVNVPITAGDFTAELANQDGFIFKIECTAPEDATVGTVAVGDAEPPAEEPEPPADGGDDPATDDPATDDGAGSGDAPADDAPAEEPAGDAPAGEPEVPGVVQTDDAVQSATSPTAIALGGLLLAAAGASTVVVARRRTQG, translated from the coding sequence CGCGCGTCCGCCGGTGCCGCCCTCGTCACGGGCCTCGGGATGATCGGGATCGCCGCCGCGACGCCCGCCTCGGCCGAGGTCACGGGGAGCCTCGACTACTCGTGCAAGGAGGTCGGGCAGAACATCACCTTCACCGACCCGTGGACCGTCGACCTGACCCTCGACGTCCCGGAGACCGTCGAGCAGGGCGAGACGATCCCGGCCGGCGCCATCAAGGCCACGGTCACGCCCGGCGCCGACGCCACGCAGACGATGCAGGGCCTGGGGGTCAAGACCCTCGAGGGCACCGCCGCCACGACCTACACCTTCGGCGAAGGGGGCGAGGCCCGCGACGTGGCCCTCACCGTCCCGAAGACCGACGTGCCGGCGACCGGCACCGTGTCCGTCGACGCCACCGGTGAGAGCACCGAGGAGACCGCCCCCGCCGAGGACGTCAACGTCCCGATCACGGCGGGCGACTTCACCGCCGAGCTCGCCAACCAGGACGGCTTCATCTTCAAGATCGAGTGCACCGCGCCCGAGGACGCCACGGTCGGCACCGTCGCCGTCGGCGACGCCGAGCCGCCCGCCGAGGAGCCGGAGCCCCCGGCCGACGGTGGCGACGACCCGGCCACCGACGACCCGGCCACGGACGACGGCGCCGGCTCCGGCGACGCGCCGGCCGACGACGCCCCGGCCGAGGAGCCCGCGGGCGACGCCCCCGCCGGCGAGCCCGAGGTGCCGGGTGTCGTCCAGACCGACGACGCGGTCCAGTCCGCGACGAGCCCCACGGCCATCGCGCTCGGCGGTCTCCTGCTCGCCGCTGCCGGCGCGTCGACGGTCGTCGTCGCGCGTCGCCGCACGCAGGGCTGA
- a CDS encoding DUF3180 family protein produces MLDRGLRLHTVLAALALAGVLSWGFGRWWVAGGHAPLRIGWLTAVLLVGMAVIVVAAGRRMWRMRRGRAHVPPIVAERILRLSQASALTGAVIGGLYLGQAVTLAPDIGYAGRGHLALVWAVAGLAALLLTGAGLLVQSWCRVDDDREDDEESSVS; encoded by the coding sequence ATGCTCGACCGCGGCCTGCGCCTCCACACCGTCCTCGCGGCACTGGCCCTGGCGGGTGTGCTCAGCTGGGGCTTCGGTCGCTGGTGGGTTGCCGGCGGCCACGCACCGCTGCGCATCGGCTGGCTCACCGCCGTGCTGCTCGTCGGCATGGCCGTGATCGTCGTCGCCGCCGGTCGACGGATGTGGCGGATGCGCCGCGGCCGCGCCCACGTGCCGCCGATCGTCGCCGAGCGCATCCTGCGCCTGTCGCAGGCGAGTGCCCTCACCGGCGCCGTCATCGGCGGTCTCTACCTCGGTCAGGCGGTCACCCTCGCGCCGGACATCGGCTATGCCGGTCGCGGCCACCTGGCCCTCGTGTGGGCCGTCGCGGGGCTGGCCGCGCTCCTGCTCACCGGCGCCGGTCTGCTCGTGCAGTCGTGGTGCCGCGTCGACGACGACCGGGAGGACGACGAGGAGTCGTCGGTCAGCTGA
- a CDS encoding class F sortase, producing the protein MTTPPTRRQKGRERALYRRTTWLIAAAVALVIGGGAAAGAWWTQREDDQASLPVGTYVPPSEITEPSYQPTSSSTTRKRSSTSSSTSSKSSSTTTPSSTPSAAQRSQPTSAEAPAGEPTRVQVRSGGRDIVDASLQATRLDAQKVLAPPFGTAGWYAEPGWPKPGYTGASILVGHINHGGNPDVFWNLPRVRIGDVVTVTYGSGRTVKFKITRSEAASKKGVPQDDSIWDWDNPQPVLRLITCDPDTPINAGHYEGNWVVWADQMVS; encoded by the coding sequence GTGACGACCCCGCCGACGCGACGACAGAAGGGCCGCGAGCGCGCGCTCTACCGCCGCACGACGTGGCTCATCGCGGCAGCCGTCGCGCTCGTCATCGGCGGCGGAGCCGCGGCCGGTGCGTGGTGGACCCAGCGCGAGGACGACCAGGCCTCCCTGCCGGTCGGCACCTATGTCCCGCCGAGCGAGATCACCGAGCCCTCCTACCAGCCGACGAGCTCCTCGACGACGCGCAAGCGCTCGTCCACCTCGTCGTCGACCTCCTCGAAGTCCTCGAGCACGACGACGCCCTCGTCCACCCCCTCTGCCGCCCAGCGCAGTCAGCCCACGTCCGCCGAGGCCCCCGCCGGCGAGCCCACCCGGGTCCAGGTCCGCTCCGGCGGACGCGACATCGTCGACGCCTCGCTCCAGGCGACGCGGCTCGACGCGCAGAAGGTGCTGGCTCCCCCCTTCGGCACGGCTGGCTGGTACGCCGAGCCGGGCTGGCCCAAACCGGGCTACACCGGTGCGAGCATCCTCGTCGGCCACATCAACCACGGCGGCAACCCCGACGTCTTCTGGAACCTGCCGCGGGTGCGCATCGGTGACGTCGTCACCGTGACCTACGGGTCCGGGCGGACGGTGAAGTTCAAGATCACCCGCTCCGAGGCCGCGTCGAAGAAGGGCGTGCCGCAGGACGACTCGATCTGGGACTGGGACAACCCGCAGCCGGTGCTGCGCCTGATCACCTGCGACCCCGACACCCCGATCAACGCCGGTCACTACGAGGGCAACTGGGTCGTCTGGGCCGACCAGATGGTCAGCTGA